A region from the Nostoc sp. HK-01 genome encodes:
- a CDS encoding basic membrane lipoprotein: MKLNFSRRQFVFYGSATFATSLLLKACSSNQTQTPTASSGNQGFKIAIALPGVISDKAWNQSGYEGVNLAKQKLGAEVAYIEQVAQADQTEVLTDFARKGYNLVFAHGGQFDAAVEQVATQFPNTFFVGVNGNVKGANIASLRIDHLQGSYLCGIIAADMTKSNKLAYIAGQEFQATQEELRGFELGAKSVKPNIQIVSTFTGDWNDVAKAKEATLALISSGADVIYQWLDSASPAVLQTASDKGVYAFGNTKDQLDVAPKAVLTSAVKRLDLAIAYLAELSKQKQLKGQIYAIGLERPDILTLGNFSAVVPEQVKNNALKVKQEIIDKKLTFENCKEAGKDTRCVKKSSA, translated from the coding sequence ATGAAACTAAATTTTAGTCGCCGTCAATTTGTTTTTTATGGTTCAGCCACCTTTGCTACCAGCTTGTTACTTAAAGCTTGTAGCAGTAACCAAACCCAGACACCCACAGCGAGTAGTGGCAATCAAGGGTTTAAAATAGCGATCGCCCTCCCTGGAGTCATCAGCGATAAAGCCTGGAATCAGTCTGGTTACGAAGGCGTAAACCTAGCTAAACAAAAGCTGGGTGCAGAAGTCGCATATATAGAACAAGTCGCCCAAGCCGATCAAACAGAGGTATTAACAGATTTTGCTCGTAAAGGGTACAATTTAGTCTTTGCCCACGGTGGACAATTTGATGCAGCAGTAGAACAAGTGGCGACACAATTTCCCAATACATTTTTTGTCGGGGTGAATGGGAATGTGAAAGGTGCAAATATCGCTTCTTTACGCATAGATCACTTACAAGGTAGCTACTTGTGCGGGATTATTGCTGCTGATATGACCAAATCTAATAAATTAGCTTACATTGCTGGGCAGGAATTTCAAGCCACCCAAGAAGAATTACGCGGCTTTGAATTAGGTGCAAAATCAGTTAAACCAAATATTCAAATTGTTTCCACATTTACAGGCGATTGGAATGATGTCGCCAAGGCTAAAGAAGCAACTCTCGCCTTAATTTCCTCTGGTGCAGATGTGATTTATCAATGGTTAGATAGCGCCTCACCCGCAGTTTTACAAACCGCCAGTGATAAAGGTGTTTATGCCTTTGGTAATACAAAAGACCAATTAGATGTTGCACCAAAGGCAGTATTAACCAGTGCGGTGAAAAGATTAGATTTAGCCATAGCTTACTTAGCAGAATTAAGTAAACAAAAACAATTAAAAGGGCAAATATATGCCATCGGGTTAGAAAGACCAGATATATTAACTTTAGGAAACTTTAGCGCAGTCGTACCAGAACAAGTGAAAAATAATGCCCTGAAAGTAAAACAAGAAATTATCGATAAAAAACTGACATTTGAAAATTGCAAAGAAGCTGGTAAAGATACCCGTTGTGTCAAGAAATCATCAGCATAA